The Syntrophaceae bacterium genome has a segment encoding these proteins:
- a CDS encoding GDP-mannose 4,6-dehydratase, translated as MKKALITGITGQDGAYLSRFLLDKGYRVLGLVTDYDRSQLANLKQVGVLDRISLVSGDLMDLVRLRDRMEDLRPDEVYHLAAQSSVAQSFQTPVDTVTFNIQSTQHLLESIRTLDLPARFYQASSSEMYGRVRNLPVMEESVFHPVSPYAISKAAGHWLAVNYREAYGLFCCCGILFNHESVLRPPNYVTKKIVSAAVRISRGSREKLTLGNVEIRRDWGYAPEYVKSMWLMLQQDEPDEYVIATSEAHSLRSFAAAAFSCLDLDWEEHTVIDRSLFRPSDIDLIYGNPAKARNRLGWEYDMTFDQLVRRLVEEEMAHQEEIQPG; from the coding sequence ATGAAAAAGGCATTGATCACCGGCATCACCGGACAGGACGGGGCCTACCTGTCCAGGTTCCTGCTGGACAAAGGGTATCGGGTCCTTGGCCTGGTGACCGATTACGACCGCTCGCAACTGGCCAATCTGAAGCAGGTGGGCGTTCTGGACCGTATCTCGCTCGTTTCGGGTGATCTCATGGACCTGGTGCGATTGAGAGATCGGATGGAGGATCTGCGGCCGGACGAGGTTTATCACCTCGCCGCCCAGAGTTCCGTCGCCCAGTCTTTTCAGACCCCTGTCGATACGGTTACGTTCAACATCCAGAGCACCCAGCACCTGCTGGAGTCGATCCGCACCCTGGACCTGCCTGCCCGGTTTTACCAGGCCTCCTCCAGCGAGATGTACGGCCGGGTCAGGAACCTGCCGGTCATGGAAGAGTCGGTCTTCCATCCCGTCAGTCCCTACGCCATCTCCAAGGCGGCGGGCCACTGGCTGGCCGTCAACTACCGGGAGGCTTACGGACTCTTCTGCTGCTGCGGCATCCTCTTCAACCATGAATCGGTGCTTCGGCCCCCCAACTACGTGACCAAGAAGATCGTTTCCGCGGCGGTCCGGATTTCACGGGGCTCCCGCGAAAAACTGACCCTGGGGAACGTGGAGATCCGCCGGGACTGGGGTTATGCCCCGGAGTACGTCAAATCCATGTGGCTCATGCTCCAGCAGGACGAGCCGGACGAATACGTCATCGCCACGAGCGAGGCCCACAGCCTGCGCAGCTTTGCCGCCGCCGCCTTCTCCTGCCTCGACCTGGACTGGGAGGAGCACACCGTGATCGACCGGAGCCTCTTCCGGCCGTCCGACATCGACCTGATCTATGGCAATCCCGCCAAGGCCAGGAACAGGCTGGGCTGGGAATACGACATGACCTTCGATCAACTCGTCCGGCGGCTTGTGGAAGAGGAAATGGCCCACCAGGAAGAGATTCAGCCGGGTTGA
- a CDS encoding glycosyltransferase family 4 protein, protein MRDPLHLVVDGIIYQSQSTGGISRLFTEILPRMCAQDEAVDMTLFVVGNSSQALPVHPRIHPLRIFDPQPFLRPSFLWRSLEEPARKAMLRLRLGTGRGKIWHSTYFSEPGRWEGRQVFTVADMIHERYPELFGGPGGDAFRALRKRCVLSADAVLCISEATRNDVRDLYDWDSDRLHVVHLACSDFFRPLQDEESGNSRSGERPFLLYVGSRAHYKNFDRLLRAYSRWPMRRDLTLLVVGPPWTPGEVESLRVLGISDHVRLFTNVDDEALCRLYNRAAAFLYPSLYEGFGIPLLEAMACGCPVVASRIATTVEIAADCPIYFEALDGDSLLSALDQAMEEGRNSHRTRAGLAHAGGYSWDRTAGETLRVYRGLQ, encoded by the coding sequence ATGCGCGATCCCCTTCATCTCGTCGTCGACGGCATCATCTACCAGTCCCAGTCCACGGGAGGGATCTCCCGGCTGTTCACGGAGATCCTTCCCCGCATGTGCGCACAGGACGAGGCGGTGGACATGACCCTGTTCGTTGTGGGGAACAGCAGCCAGGCGCTGCCGGTGCATCCGCGGATCCACCCCTTGCGGATTTTCGATCCGCAGCCGTTTCTCCGTCCGTCCTTCCTCTGGCGCTCCCTGGAGGAGCCCGCCCGGAAGGCCATGCTTCGTCTCCGGTTGGGCACCGGCCGCGGCAAGATATGGCATTCGACGTATTTTTCGGAACCGGGACGCTGGGAGGGGAGGCAGGTCTTCACCGTGGCAGACATGATCCACGAGCGATATCCGGAGCTGTTCGGAGGTCCGGGCGGCGACGCCTTCCGGGCCTTGCGGAAGCGCTGCGTTCTCTCGGCCGACGCCGTCCTGTGCATCTCCGAGGCGACCCGCAACGACGTCCGCGATCTGTACGACTGGGATTCCGACAGGCTCCACGTGGTCCACCTGGCCTGCAGCGATTTCTTCCGGCCTCTTCAAGACGAAGAGTCGGGGAACAGTCGATCCGGCGAAAGACCCTTTCTCCTCTATGTAGGTTCCCGAGCTCACTACAAGAACTTCGACAGACTCCTCCGGGCCTACAGCCGCTGGCCGATGAGGCGGGACTTGACGCTCCTCGTCGTCGGACCTCCCTGGACGCCCGGCGAGGTCGAATCCTTGCGGGTGCTGGGCATCTCCGATCATGTGCGCCTGTTCACGAATGTCGACGACGAGGCCCTTTGCAGGCTCTACAACCGGGCCGCGGCCTTTCTCTACCCCTCCCTCTACGAAGGATTCGGCATTCCCCTGCTGGAGGCCATGGCCTGCGGATGTCCCGTGGTGGCTTCCCGGATCGCAACGACGGTGGAGATAGCCGCGGATTGTCCCATCTATTTCGAGGCTCTCGACGGGGATTCCCTGCTGTCCGCCCTCGATCAGGCGATGGAGGAGGGGCGAAATTCGCATCGCACCCGTGCCGGTCTTGCCCATGCCGGCGGGTATTCCTGGGACCGGACGGCCGGTGAAACGCTGCGCGTGTATCGGGGCCTCCAATGA
- a CDS encoding glycosyltransferase — translation MADIASTPSIHELPPPPPGRSGWPWTEGCPALPPLLPDGSPWPRISIVTPSFNQGIFLEETIRSVLLQGYQNLEYIVVDGGSTDGSIDVIRRYDPWLAFWASESDEGQTDAIRKGVRQSSGEILAWLNSDDLYCPDALKTAGAFLAAHPGTGLLYGDCEMIDEGGRVTGKFSVRQGDLAALLGENYIPQPSAFCRREAWEAVGGPDPALQYVMDYDLWIRQILNGVRASYLPSVLSRFRYHAVSKSGVLSVEFGYELLDVLDRISVSCQDPPVRRALLEAYSRAFRTILSLHEQTSSDEHHLHEDWLRVLKRWSDHLEDRRAEYRPFGRLPADGYYAIGKHYCLLGRMKEGRSCLRKAREVGGKAFNRVLPARLAASLGARSFRWYHEGCLAFSRVLTAGKS, via the coding sequence ATGGCAGACATCGCTTCCACGCCTTCGATACACGAGCTTCCCCCGCCTCCCCCGGGCCGGTCGGGCTGGCCCTGGACGGAGGGATGCCCGGCCCTTCCGCCGCTTCTGCCGGACGGTTCCCCCTGGCCCCGGATCAGCATTGTGACGCCCTCCTTCAACCAGGGTATTTTTCTGGAGGAGACCATCCGCTCGGTCCTCCTGCAGGGGTATCAGAACCTGGAATACATCGTCGTCGACGGCGGCAGCACCGACGGCAGCATCGATGTCATCCGCCGCTACGATCCCTGGCTGGCCTTCTGGGCCAGCGAATCCGACGAAGGTCAGACGGATGCGATCCGGAAGGGAGTGCGGCAGTCGTCCGGCGAGATCCTGGCGTGGCTGAACTCGGACGATCTGTATTGCCCGGACGCCCTCAAGACCGCCGGAGCTTTTCTGGCCGCACATCCGGGTACGGGACTCCTCTACGGTGACTGCGAGATGATCGACGAAGGAGGACGCGTGACGGGCAAATTCTCCGTCCGGCAGGGAGACCTGGCGGCGCTGCTCGGCGAGAACTATATCCCCCAGCCCAGTGCTTTCTGCCGCCGGGAGGCTTGGGAGGCTGTCGGGGGGCCCGATCCGGCCCTCCAGTACGTCATGGATTACGACCTCTGGATCCGGCAGATCCTGAACGGTGTCCGGGCCTCCTATCTGCCGTCGGTTCTCTCCCGTTTCCGTTACCATGCCGTGTCCAAGTCCGGCGTTCTTTCCGTGGAATTCGGTTATGAGCTCCTGGACGTCCTGGACAGGATTTCCGTCTCCTGCCAGGACCCGCCGGTCCGCCGGGCGCTGCTGGAAGCCTACTCCCGGGCGTTCCGGACCATCCTTTCCCTTCACGAGCAGACGTCCTCCGATGAGCATCATCTCCACGAGGATTGGCTCCGGGTCTTGAAACGCTGGTCCGATCACCTGGAGGATCGCCGGGCAGAGTACCGGCCTTTCGGCCGGCTGCCGGCAGACGGGTATTACGCCATCGGGAAGCATTACTGCCTGCTGGGGCGTATGAAGGAGGGAAGATCCTGTCTCCGGAAAGCCAGGGAAGTCGGAGGAAAGGCCTTCAACCGGGTCCTGCCGGCGCGGCTTGCCGCATCCCTGGGTGCTCGTTCCTTCCGCTGGTATCATGAAGGCTGTTTGGCTTTTTCCCGGGTCCTGACGGCCGGCAAGTCCTGA